One region of Arvicola amphibius chromosome 3, mArvAmp1.2, whole genome shotgun sequence genomic DNA includes:
- the Gramd1b gene encoding protein Aster-B isoform X4 has translation MVEKGSDHSSDKSPSTPEQGVQRSCSSQSGRSGGKNSKSHKRLSKYDKLNLIKKSQSWYNVLSPTYKQRNEDFRKLFKQLPDTERLIVDYSCALQRDILLQGRLYLSENWICFYSNIFRWETLLTVRLKDICSMTKEKTARLIPNAIQVCTDSEKHFFTSFGARDRTYMMMFRLWQNALLEKPLCPKELWHFVHQCYGNELGLTSDDEDYVPPDDDFNTMGYCEEIPVEENEVNDSSSKSSIETKPDASPQLPKKSITNSTLTSTGSSEAPVSFDGLPLEEEVMEGDGSLEKELAIDNIIGEKIEIIAPVTSPSLDFNDNEDIPTELSDSSDTHDEGEVQAFYEDLSGRQYVNEVFNFSVDKLYDLLFTTSPFLRDFMEQRRFSDIIFHPWKKEENGNQSRVILYTITLTNPLAPKTATVRETQTMYKASQESECYVIDAEVLTHDVPYHDYFYTINRYTLTRVARNKSRLRVSTELRYRKQPWGFVKTFIEKNFWSGLEDYFRHLESELTKTESTYLAEMHRQSPKEKASKSSAVRRRKRPHAHLRVPHLEEVMSPVTTPTDEDVGHRIKHVAGSTQTRHIPEDTPNGFHLQSVSKLLLVISCVLVLLVILNMMLFYKLWMLEYTTQTLTAWQGLRLQERLPQSQTEWAQLLESQQKYHDTELQKWREIIKSSVMLLDQMKDSLINLQNGIRSRDYTSESDEKRNRYH, from the exons ATGGTGGAGAAGGGCTCAGATCACTCCTCGGACAAGTCCCCATCTACCCCGGAGCAGGGTGTGCAACGCAGCTGCTCTTCACAATCTGGTCGAAGTGGTGGCAAAAATTCCAAG TCTCACAAGCGCCTCTCAAAA TATGACAAACTTAATCTGAtcaaa aaaagccAGAGTTGGTACAAT GTATTAAGCCCCACTTACAAGCAGAGAAATGAAGACTTCAGAAAGCTCTTTAAGCAACTTCCAGACACGGAGCGCCTCATTGTTG ATTACTCTTGTGCACTCCAAAGAGACATTCTTCTTCAGGGCCGACTCTACCTCTCAGAAAACTGGATCTGCTTCTACAGCAACATCTTCCGATGGGAAACTTTG CTAACAGTCCGTTTGAAAGATATTTGCTCCATGACTAAAGAGAAAACAGCTCGCCTCATTCCCAATGCCATCCAAGTCTGTACTGATTCAGAAAAG CACTTTTTTACTTCATTTGGGGCCCGGGATAGGACATACATGATGATGTTCCGGCTCTGGCAGAATGCTCTCCTTGAAAAG CCCTTATGCCCCAAGGAGCTCTGGCACTTCGTCCACCAGTGCTACGGGAACGAGCTGGGTCTCACCAGTGATGATGAGGACTACGTGCCTCCAGACGATGACTTCAACACCATGGG CTACTGTGAAGAGATTCCTGTAGAAGAGAATGAAGTGAATGACAGCTCATCCAAAAGCAGCATAGAAACCAAGCCTGATGCCAGCCCGCAGCTGCCCAAGAAGTCCATCACCAACAGCACGCTGACCTCTACCGGAAGCAGTGAAGCCCCTGTCTCG TTTGATGGCTTGCCGCTGGAGGAAGAGGTGATGGAGGGTGATGGGTCCCTGGAGAAGGAGCTTGCCATCGACAACATCATAGGAGAGAAGATCGAGATCATTGCACCTGTGACCTCCCCTTCGCTGGACTTCAACGACAATGAGGATATCCCGACCGAGCTCAGTGATTCTTCAGACACCCATGATGAAG GGGAGGTCCAGGCCTTCTATGAGGACCTGAGTGGAAGGCAGTATGTGAACGAGGTCTTCAACTTCAGCGTGGACAAACTCTACGACCTGCTCTTCACCACCTCACCCTTCCTCCGGGACTTCATGGAGCAGCGGCGCTTCTCTG ATATCATCTTCCATCCATGGAAAAAGGAGGAGAATGGAAACCAGAGCCGCGTGATCCTCTACACGATCACCCTCACTAACCCCCTGGCTCCCAAAACCGCCACTGTCAGGGAGACACAG ACCATGTACAAAGCGAGTCAGGAGAGTGAATGCTACGTGATAGACGCTGAAGTCCTTACCCATGACGTGCCATACCACGATTACTTCTACACCATCAACCGCTACACCCTCACCCGCGTGGCCCGGAACAAGAGTCGACTCAG GGTTTCCACAGAGCTCCGCTACCGAAAACAGCCCTGGGGCTTTGTAAAAACTTTCATTGAGAAGAACTTCTGGAGCGGATTGGAGGACTACTTCCGCCATCTAG AGTCTGAGCTAACCAAAACAGAGAGTACCTACCTGGCCGAGATGCACAGACAGTCACCCAAGGAAAAGGCCAGTAAGTCTTCAGCAGTACGGAGGAGGAAGCGCCCCCATGCCCACCTGCGGGTACCTCACCTGGAAGAGGTGATGAGCCCTGTCACCACACCCACTGATGAAGATGTGGGCCACAGGATCAAGCACGTGGCAG GTTCCACGCAGACGCGGCATATCCCCGAGGACACTCCCAATGGTTTTCACCTACAAAGTGTGTCCAAGCTGCTGCTGGTTATCAGCTGTGT TCTGGTGCTGCTGGTCATCCTTAACATGATGCTCTTTTACAAGCTGTGGATGCTGGAATACACCACACAGACCCTCACTGCCTGGCAGGGTCTCAGGCTCCAGGAAAG GTTACCCCAGTCACAGACAGAATGGGCCCAGCTATTAGAATCCCAACAAAAGTACCATGATACCGAGCTCCAGAAGTGGAGGGAGATCATCAAATCCTCAGTGATGCTCCTGGACCAG ATGAAGGACTCACTCATCAACCTTCAGAATGGCATCAGGTCCCGAGACTACACGTCTGAAAGCGACGAGAAGAGGAACCGCTATCATTGA
- the Gramd1b gene encoding protein Aster-B isoform X2: MVEKGSDHSSDKSPSTPEQGVQRSCSSQSGRSGGKNSKKSQSWYNVLSPTYKQRNEDFRKLFKQLPDTERLIVDYSCALQRDILLQGRLYLSENWICFYSNIFRWETLLTVRLKDICSMTKEKTARLIPNAIQVCTDSEKHFFTSFGARDRTYMMMFRLWQNALLEKPLCPKELWHFVHQCYGNELGLTSDDEDYVPPDDDFNTMGYCEEIPVEENEVNDSSSKSSIETKPDASPQLPKKSITNSTLTSTGSSEAPVSFDGLPLEEEVMEGDGSLEKELAIDNIIGEKIEIIAPVTSPSLDFNDNEDIPTELSDSSDTHDEGEVQAFYEDLSGRQYVNEVFNFSVDKLYDLLFTTSPFLRDFMEQRRFSDIIFHPWKKEENGNQSRVILYTITLTNPLAPKTATVRETQTMYKASQESECYVIDAEVLTHDVPYHDYFYTINRYTLTRVARNKSRLRVSTELRYRKQPWGFVKTFIEKNFWSGLEDYFRHLESELTKTESTYLAEMHRQSPKEKASKSSAVRRRKRPHAHLRVPHLEEVMSPVTTPTDEDVGHRIKHVAGSTQTRHIPEDTPNGFHLQSVSKLLLVISCVLVLLVILNMMLFYKLWMLEYTTQTLTAWQGLRLQERLPQSQTEWAQLLESQQKYHDTELQKWREIIKSSVMLLDQMKDSLINLQNGIRSRDYTSESDEKRNRYH, translated from the exons ATGGTGGAGAAGGGCTCAGATCACTCCTCGGACAAGTCCCCATCTACCCCGGAGCAGGGTGTGCAACGCAGCTGCTCTTCACAATCTGGTCGAAGTGGTGGCAAAAATTCCAAG aaaagccAGAGTTGGTACAAT GTATTAAGCCCCACTTACAAGCAGAGAAATGAAGACTTCAGAAAGCTCTTTAAGCAACTTCCAGACACGGAGCGCCTCATTGTTG ATTACTCTTGTGCACTCCAAAGAGACATTCTTCTTCAGGGCCGACTCTACCTCTCAGAAAACTGGATCTGCTTCTACAGCAACATCTTCCGATGGGAAACTTTG CTAACAGTCCGTTTGAAAGATATTTGCTCCATGACTAAAGAGAAAACAGCTCGCCTCATTCCCAATGCCATCCAAGTCTGTACTGATTCAGAAAAG CACTTTTTTACTTCATTTGGGGCCCGGGATAGGACATACATGATGATGTTCCGGCTCTGGCAGAATGCTCTCCTTGAAAAG CCCTTATGCCCCAAGGAGCTCTGGCACTTCGTCCACCAGTGCTACGGGAACGAGCTGGGTCTCACCAGTGATGATGAGGACTACGTGCCTCCAGACGATGACTTCAACACCATGGG CTACTGTGAAGAGATTCCTGTAGAAGAGAATGAAGTGAATGACAGCTCATCCAAAAGCAGCATAGAAACCAAGCCTGATGCCAGCCCGCAGCTGCCCAAGAAGTCCATCACCAACAGCACGCTGACCTCTACCGGAAGCAGTGAAGCCCCTGTCTCG TTTGATGGCTTGCCGCTGGAGGAAGAGGTGATGGAGGGTGATGGGTCCCTGGAGAAGGAGCTTGCCATCGACAACATCATAGGAGAGAAGATCGAGATCATTGCACCTGTGACCTCCCCTTCGCTGGACTTCAACGACAATGAGGATATCCCGACCGAGCTCAGTGATTCTTCAGACACCCATGATGAAG GGGAGGTCCAGGCCTTCTATGAGGACCTGAGTGGAAGGCAGTATGTGAACGAGGTCTTCAACTTCAGCGTGGACAAACTCTACGACCTGCTCTTCACCACCTCACCCTTCCTCCGGGACTTCATGGAGCAGCGGCGCTTCTCTG ATATCATCTTCCATCCATGGAAAAAGGAGGAGAATGGAAACCAGAGCCGCGTGATCCTCTACACGATCACCCTCACTAACCCCCTGGCTCCCAAAACCGCCACTGTCAGGGAGACACAG ACCATGTACAAAGCGAGTCAGGAGAGTGAATGCTACGTGATAGACGCTGAAGTCCTTACCCATGACGTGCCATACCACGATTACTTCTACACCATCAACCGCTACACCCTCACCCGCGTGGCCCGGAACAAGAGTCGACTCAG GGTTTCCACAGAGCTCCGCTACCGAAAACAGCCCTGGGGCTTTGTAAAAACTTTCATTGAGAAGAACTTCTGGAGCGGATTGGAGGACTACTTCCGCCATCTAG AGTCTGAGCTAACCAAAACAGAGAGTACCTACCTGGCCGAGATGCACAGACAGTCACCCAAGGAAAAGGCCAGTAAGTCTTCAGCAGTACGGAGGAGGAAGCGCCCCCATGCCCACCTGCGGGTACCTCACCTGGAAGAGGTGATGAGCCCTGTCACCACACCCACTGATGAAGATGTGGGCCACAGGATCAAGCACGTGGCAG GTTCCACGCAGACGCGGCATATCCCCGAGGACACTCCCAATGGTTTTCACCTACAAAGTGTGTCCAAGCTGCTGCTGGTTATCAGCTGTGT TCTGGTGCTGCTGGTCATCCTTAACATGATGCTCTTTTACAAGCTGTGGATGCTGGAATACACCACACAGACCCTCACTGCCTGGCAGGGTCTCAGGCTCCAGGAAAG GTTACCCCAGTCACAGACAGAATGGGCCCAGCTATTAGAATCCCAACAAAAGTACCATGATACCGAGCTCCAGAAGTGGAGGGAGATCATCAAATCCTCAGTGATGCTCCTGGACCAG ATGAAGGACTCACTCATCAACCTTCAGAATGGCATCAGGTCCCGAGACTACACGTCTGAAAGCGACGAGAAGAGGAACCGCTATCATTGA
- the Gramd1b gene encoding protein Aster-B isoform X3, with protein sequence MKVLSPTYKQRNEDFRKLFKQLPDTERLIVDYSCALQRDILLQGRLYLSENWICFYSNIFRWETLLTVRLKDICSMTKEKTARLIPNAIQVCTDSEKHFFTSFGARDRTYMMMFRLWQNALLEKPLCPKELWHFVHQCYGNELGLTSDDEDYVPPDDDFNTMGYCEEIPVEENEVNDSSSKSSIETKPDASPQLPKKSITNSTLTSTGSSEAPVSFDGLPLEEEVMEGDGSLEKELAIDNIIGEKIEIIAPVTSPSLDFNDNEDIPTELSDSSDTHDEGEVQAFYEDLSGRQYVNEVFNFSVDKLYDLLFTTSPFLRDFMEQRRFSDIIFHPWKKEENGNQSRVILYTITLTNPLAPKTATVRETQTMYKASQESECYVIDAEVLTHDVPYHDYFYTINRYTLTRVARNKSRLRVSTELRYRKQPWGFVKTFIEKNFWSGLEDYFRHLESELTKTESTYLAEMHRQSPKEKASKSSAVRRRKRPHAHLRVPHLEEVMSPVTTPTDEDVGHRIKHVAGSTQTRHIPEDTPNGFHLQSVSKLLLVISCVLVLLVILNMMLFYKLWMLEYTTQTLTAWQGLRLQERLPQSQTEWAQLLESQQKYHDTELQKWREIIKSSVMLLDQMKDSLINLQNGIRSRDYTSESDEKRNRYH encoded by the exons ATGAAG GTATTAAGCCCCACTTACAAGCAGAGAAATGAAGACTTCAGAAAGCTCTTTAAGCAACTTCCAGACACGGAGCGCCTCATTGTTG ATTACTCTTGTGCACTCCAAAGAGACATTCTTCTTCAGGGCCGACTCTACCTCTCAGAAAACTGGATCTGCTTCTACAGCAACATCTTCCGATGGGAAACTTTG CTAACAGTCCGTTTGAAAGATATTTGCTCCATGACTAAAGAGAAAACAGCTCGCCTCATTCCCAATGCCATCCAAGTCTGTACTGATTCAGAAAAG CACTTTTTTACTTCATTTGGGGCCCGGGATAGGACATACATGATGATGTTCCGGCTCTGGCAGAATGCTCTCCTTGAAAAG CCCTTATGCCCCAAGGAGCTCTGGCACTTCGTCCACCAGTGCTACGGGAACGAGCTGGGTCTCACCAGTGATGATGAGGACTACGTGCCTCCAGACGATGACTTCAACACCATGGG CTACTGTGAAGAGATTCCTGTAGAAGAGAATGAAGTGAATGACAGCTCATCCAAAAGCAGCATAGAAACCAAGCCTGATGCCAGCCCGCAGCTGCCCAAGAAGTCCATCACCAACAGCACGCTGACCTCTACCGGAAGCAGTGAAGCCCCTGTCTCG TTTGATGGCTTGCCGCTGGAGGAAGAGGTGATGGAGGGTGATGGGTCCCTGGAGAAGGAGCTTGCCATCGACAACATCATAGGAGAGAAGATCGAGATCATTGCACCTGTGACCTCCCCTTCGCTGGACTTCAACGACAATGAGGATATCCCGACCGAGCTCAGTGATTCTTCAGACACCCATGATGAAG GGGAGGTCCAGGCCTTCTATGAGGACCTGAGTGGAAGGCAGTATGTGAACGAGGTCTTCAACTTCAGCGTGGACAAACTCTACGACCTGCTCTTCACCACCTCACCCTTCCTCCGGGACTTCATGGAGCAGCGGCGCTTCTCTG ATATCATCTTCCATCCATGGAAAAAGGAGGAGAATGGAAACCAGAGCCGCGTGATCCTCTACACGATCACCCTCACTAACCCCCTGGCTCCCAAAACCGCCACTGTCAGGGAGACACAG ACCATGTACAAAGCGAGTCAGGAGAGTGAATGCTACGTGATAGACGCTGAAGTCCTTACCCATGACGTGCCATACCACGATTACTTCTACACCATCAACCGCTACACCCTCACCCGCGTGGCCCGGAACAAGAGTCGACTCAG GGTTTCCACAGAGCTCCGCTACCGAAAACAGCCCTGGGGCTTTGTAAAAACTTTCATTGAGAAGAACTTCTGGAGCGGATTGGAGGACTACTTCCGCCATCTAG AGTCTGAGCTAACCAAAACAGAGAGTACCTACCTGGCCGAGATGCACAGACAGTCACCCAAGGAAAAGGCCAGTAAGTCTTCAGCAGTACGGAGGAGGAAGCGCCCCCATGCCCACCTGCGGGTACCTCACCTGGAAGAGGTGATGAGCCCTGTCACCACACCCACTGATGAAGATGTGGGCCACAGGATCAAGCACGTGGCAG GTTCCACGCAGACGCGGCATATCCCCGAGGACACTCCCAATGGTTTTCACCTACAAAGTGTGTCCAAGCTGCTGCTGGTTATCAGCTGTGT TCTGGTGCTGCTGGTCATCCTTAACATGATGCTCTTTTACAAGCTGTGGATGCTGGAATACACCACACAGACCCTCACTGCCTGGCAGGGTCTCAGGCTCCAGGAAAG GTTACCCCAGTCACAGACAGAATGGGCCCAGCTATTAGAATCCCAACAAAAGTACCATGATACCGAGCTCCAGAAGTGGAGGGAGATCATCAAATCCTCAGTGATGCTCCTGGACCAG ATGAAGGACTCACTCATCAACCTTCAGAATGGCATCAGGTCCCGAGACTACACGTCTGAAAGCGACGAGAAGAGGAACCGCTATCATTGA
- the Gramd1b gene encoding protein Aster-B isoform X1, with product MESLTESGVLWSLLLERDSQSLLWYLKTLAEAPVGAECYCWHGSEKIPAVLSPTYKQRNEDFRKLFKQLPDTERLIVDYSCALQRDILLQGRLYLSENWICFYSNIFRWETLLTVRLKDICSMTKEKTARLIPNAIQVCTDSEKHFFTSFGARDRTYMMMFRLWQNALLEKPLCPKELWHFVHQCYGNELGLTSDDEDYVPPDDDFNTMGYCEEIPVEENEVNDSSSKSSIETKPDASPQLPKKSITNSTLTSTGSSEAPVSFDGLPLEEEVMEGDGSLEKELAIDNIIGEKIEIIAPVTSPSLDFNDNEDIPTELSDSSDTHDEGEVQAFYEDLSGRQYVNEVFNFSVDKLYDLLFTTSPFLRDFMEQRRFSDIIFHPWKKEENGNQSRVILYTITLTNPLAPKTATVRETQTMYKASQESECYVIDAEVLTHDVPYHDYFYTINRYTLTRVARNKSRLRVSTELRYRKQPWGFVKTFIEKNFWSGLEDYFRHLESELTKTESTYLAEMHRQSPKEKASKSSAVRRRKRPHAHLRVPHLEEVMSPVTTPTDEDVGHRIKHVAGSTQTRHIPEDTPNGFHLQSVSKLLLVISCVLVLLVILNMMLFYKLWMLEYTTQTLTAWQGLRLQERLPQSQTEWAQLLESQQKYHDTELQKWREIIKSSVMLLDQMKDSLINLQNGIRSRDYTSESDEKRNRYH from the exons ATGGAATCACTGACAGAGTCTGGGGTCCTCTGGAGCCTCCTGCTGGAACGGGATAGCCAGTCTCTGCTGTGGTACTTGAAGACACTTGCTGAAGCACCTGTTGGTGCAGAATGCTACTGCTGGCATGGATCTGAGAAAATCCCAGCC GTATTAAGCCCCACTTACAAGCAGAGAAATGAAGACTTCAGAAAGCTCTTTAAGCAACTTCCAGACACGGAGCGCCTCATTGTTG ATTACTCTTGTGCACTCCAAAGAGACATTCTTCTTCAGGGCCGACTCTACCTCTCAGAAAACTGGATCTGCTTCTACAGCAACATCTTCCGATGGGAAACTTTG CTAACAGTCCGTTTGAAAGATATTTGCTCCATGACTAAAGAGAAAACAGCTCGCCTCATTCCCAATGCCATCCAAGTCTGTACTGATTCAGAAAAG CACTTTTTTACTTCATTTGGGGCCCGGGATAGGACATACATGATGATGTTCCGGCTCTGGCAGAATGCTCTCCTTGAAAAG CCCTTATGCCCCAAGGAGCTCTGGCACTTCGTCCACCAGTGCTACGGGAACGAGCTGGGTCTCACCAGTGATGATGAGGACTACGTGCCTCCAGACGATGACTTCAACACCATGGG CTACTGTGAAGAGATTCCTGTAGAAGAGAATGAAGTGAATGACAGCTCATCCAAAAGCAGCATAGAAACCAAGCCTGATGCCAGCCCGCAGCTGCCCAAGAAGTCCATCACCAACAGCACGCTGACCTCTACCGGAAGCAGTGAAGCCCCTGTCTCG TTTGATGGCTTGCCGCTGGAGGAAGAGGTGATGGAGGGTGATGGGTCCCTGGAGAAGGAGCTTGCCATCGACAACATCATAGGAGAGAAGATCGAGATCATTGCACCTGTGACCTCCCCTTCGCTGGACTTCAACGACAATGAGGATATCCCGACCGAGCTCAGTGATTCTTCAGACACCCATGATGAAG GGGAGGTCCAGGCCTTCTATGAGGACCTGAGTGGAAGGCAGTATGTGAACGAGGTCTTCAACTTCAGCGTGGACAAACTCTACGACCTGCTCTTCACCACCTCACCCTTCCTCCGGGACTTCATGGAGCAGCGGCGCTTCTCTG ATATCATCTTCCATCCATGGAAAAAGGAGGAGAATGGAAACCAGAGCCGCGTGATCCTCTACACGATCACCCTCACTAACCCCCTGGCTCCCAAAACCGCCACTGTCAGGGAGACACAG ACCATGTACAAAGCGAGTCAGGAGAGTGAATGCTACGTGATAGACGCTGAAGTCCTTACCCATGACGTGCCATACCACGATTACTTCTACACCATCAACCGCTACACCCTCACCCGCGTGGCCCGGAACAAGAGTCGACTCAG GGTTTCCACAGAGCTCCGCTACCGAAAACAGCCCTGGGGCTTTGTAAAAACTTTCATTGAGAAGAACTTCTGGAGCGGATTGGAGGACTACTTCCGCCATCTAG AGTCTGAGCTAACCAAAACAGAGAGTACCTACCTGGCCGAGATGCACAGACAGTCACCCAAGGAAAAGGCCAGTAAGTCTTCAGCAGTACGGAGGAGGAAGCGCCCCCATGCCCACCTGCGGGTACCTCACCTGGAAGAGGTGATGAGCCCTGTCACCACACCCACTGATGAAGATGTGGGCCACAGGATCAAGCACGTGGCAG GTTCCACGCAGACGCGGCATATCCCCGAGGACACTCCCAATGGTTTTCACCTACAAAGTGTGTCCAAGCTGCTGCTGGTTATCAGCTGTGT TCTGGTGCTGCTGGTCATCCTTAACATGATGCTCTTTTACAAGCTGTGGATGCTGGAATACACCACACAGACCCTCACTGCCTGGCAGGGTCTCAGGCTCCAGGAAAG GTTACCCCAGTCACAGACAGAATGGGCCCAGCTATTAGAATCCCAACAAAAGTACCATGATACCGAGCTCCAGAAGTGGAGGGAGATCATCAAATCCTCAGTGATGCTCCTGGACCAG ATGAAGGACTCACTCATCAACCTTCAGAATGGCATCAGGTCCCGAGACTACACGTCTGAAAGCGACGAGAAGAGGAACCGCTATCATTGA